TGAACTCGCAAAATCACGTGATGCTTTTAGGCGATTTAATGATTTGGTATTATGAAAATATGGCTGGAATTAAATCAAGCGCAGCGTATCCAGGATTCAAACAAATCATTATGAAACCAGATTTTAATGCAGGTTTAAGTTATGTAAATGCATCTTATAAATCTTCTCATGGGCTTATCAAAAGTCATTGGAAAAAGAATAAAAACAAGTTAACTTGGGATATCACCATTCCCGTAAATACGAGCGCATTGGTTTATTTGCCAATAGCCGATGCTTCAAAAGTGAAAATCAATAAAAGTAAATTAGATAAGGTTTCTGAAAATTATAAAACAGAAGAAGGTAAACTAATTCTAGAGTTGATGTCAGGAACTTATTCAATCAATATAAACTAAAATAATTCAGAATTAAACTAATAAATCAGATGAACATGAAACTAATTCAAACCATATTAATTCTAACAGGGGTAGTGCTTTTAGGAAGTTGTAAACAACCCGTAGAAGCTAAAAAAATAGCTATAGAAGAAAAAACATGGAGAGAAGGCATCGTTACAGATGAATTTATCTATCGAGAAGCATCCTATCCATCATGTCATGCTGCAACAATAGCTGAAATGAAAAATGGCGATTTAATTGCCGCTTGGTTTGGAGGTACAAATGAAAGAGATCCCGATGTAGGTATTTGGGTAAGTATGCGAAAAAATGACACCTGGACAGAAGGTGTGGAAGTTGTAAATGGCGTACAAAATGATACGTTGCGTTACCCAACTTGGAATCCGGTTTTATATCAAATACCAGATGGCGATTTAATGTTGTTTTACAAAGTAGGGCCGCATCCTTCATCTTGGTGGGGTATGTTAGTAAGATCTTCTGATAATGGTGAAACATGGTCTGATCCAGAAAAATTGCCGGAAGGTTATTTAGGACCCATAAAAAATAAACCTGTTTTATTAGCAGACGGAACACTTTTATTACCTTCAAGTACCGAAGGTCATGGTTGGAATTTGAGAATGGAATCTACTAAAGATTTTGGAAAAACTTGGAGTATGACAGATACCATACCAAAAGGACAAAATAATATTAATGCAATTCAACCTAGTATTCTTTTTCATGAAAATGGGAAACTTCAAACTATTGGAAGAACTAAGAACAGAGCCCTATTCAGTTCTTGGTCTGAAGATAACGGGAAAACATGGTCTGATATTGAATTATTGGATATGCCAAATAACAATTCAGGAACCGATGCTGTAACGATGAAAAACGGGCAGCATGTGTTAATATATAACCATGTATTACCTGATGGTGATGCTGTAAAAGGAATTAGAACGCCATTAAACATTGCTGTTTCAAATGATGGTGTTAATTGGGATGCTTCTTTAGTATTGGAAGATTCAAGAATTAGTCAATATTCATATCCGGCCCTTATTCAAGGTTCCGATGGGATGTTACATTGTGTGTATACTTGGAGAAGACAACGTATTAAATATGTGAAAATAGATCCTTCAAAATTGGTTTCCTTTCCTATAAAAAAGGGTGTTTGGCCAGGGCCAACAAAAGAACGTTATAAAGTAGCGGTTTGCGATTGGATGATTCTAAAACGTCAAAAACTGGGTGCGTTTGAATTCGCCAAAGAATTAAATTATGAAGGTATTGAGTTAGATATGGGGAGTTTAGGCGATAGAGACACTTTTGAAAGTAAGTTTGGAGATTCTACAGAGGTGAAAAAATTCTTAGAGAAATCTGCTGAAACAGGTATTCAAATTAGCTCTATTGCCATGTCTGGTTTTTATGCGCAGTCGTTTGCAAAACGTCCTACTGTTAAAAAGATGGTTTCAGATTGTATTGAAACCATGAAAAAACTAGATGTTAAAACAGCTTATTTGCCATTAGGGGTACAAGGGGATTTAGTTACAAATCCAGAGTTAAGACCAGCTATTGTAGAGCGATTAAGATGGGCTGGCGAAGAAGTTGGTAAAATAGATGGCGTTATAGCTATTGAAACATCACTTTCTGCTGCTGAAGAAGTAAAACTTCTAAAAGAAATTGGTAACAGAAATATAAGAATTTCATTCAACTTTGCTAATGCCATTAAAAACGGAAGAGATATTTCAAGTGAATTAAAAACCTTAGGACGCGATAATATTGCTCAAATTCATGCTTCCAATACGGATGGTTTTTGGATTGAAAACGATAAAGCCATCGATTTACCAAAAATTAAAGAAACCTTGGATAACATGCATTGGTTAGGTTGGTTAATTGTGGAGCGTTCTAGAGATACCACACAAGTACATAATAGAGAAGCAAATTATACAGCTAATGCTACTTACTTAAAAAAAGTTTTTAAAAATCAATAATTTAAAAGATTATCAAAATGATGAGATTCATAAGCTTACTTTTTACGCTATTAATAATATCCTGTTCATCCCCAAAGAAAGTTACTATTGTTAGTAATTCTGATTCACCACGATTGGTATTTGGAGTTGAAAAACTTTCAGCTAAATTATCAGAGAACGGATATGTGGTTACTGTTTCTTCTGAAAAACCTGAAGGTGATCACAAAATAATTGTTATATCTGAAAAAAAAGACCCATCAAAAAAAGAGGGTTTCAAAATAACTACAGAAGAAAATATAATTTCTATTGAAGGTTCAGATGCTTCTGGTGCGTTGTATGGCGCATTGGAATTAGCTGAACAAAT
The genomic region above belongs to Mariniflexile litorale and contains:
- a CDS encoding exo-alpha-sialidase translates to MKLIQTILILTGVVLLGSCKQPVEAKKIAIEEKTWREGIVTDEFIYREASYPSCHAATIAEMKNGDLIAAWFGGTNERDPDVGIWVSMRKNDTWTEGVEVVNGVQNDTLRYPTWNPVLYQIPDGDLMLFYKVGPHPSSWWGMLVRSSDNGETWSDPEKLPEGYLGPIKNKPVLLADGTLLLPSSTEGHGWNLRMESTKDFGKTWSMTDTIPKGQNNINAIQPSILFHENGKLQTIGRTKNRALFSSWSEDNGKTWSDIELLDMPNNNSGTDAVTMKNGQHVLIYNHVLPDGDAVKGIRTPLNIAVSNDGVNWDASLVLEDSRISQYSYPALIQGSDGMLHCVYTWRRQRIKYVKIDPSKLVSFPIKKGVWPGPTKERYKVAVCDWMILKRQKLGAFEFAKELNYEGIELDMGSLGDRDTFESKFGDSTEVKKFLEKSAETGIQISSIAMSGFYAQSFAKRPTVKKMVSDCIETMKKLDVKTAYLPLGVQGDLVTNPELRPAIVERLRWAGEEVGKIDGVIAIETSLSAAEEVKLLKEIGNRNIRISFNFANAIKNGRDISSELKTLGRDNIAQIHASNTDGFWIENDKAIDLPKIKETLDNMHWLGWLIVERSRDTTQVHNREANYTANATYLKKVFKNQ